The following are encoded together in the Fundulus heteroclitus isolate FHET01 chromosome 19, MU-UCD_Fhet_4.1, whole genome shotgun sequence genome:
- the kcnk5a gene encoding potassium channel subfamily K member 5a, translating into MVDKGPLLTSAIIFYLSIGAAIFQVLEEPNWKQAVKQYREQKEKILEDYPCLSKGDLDRILEVVSDAAGQGVTITGSKTFNNWNWPNAVIFAATVITTIGYGNIAPKTSNGRVFCIFYGLFGVPLCLTWISELGKFFGGRAKHLGQFLTRKGFSLRKAQFTCTAIFLLWGVLVHLVLPPFVFMSQEGWTYIEGLYFSFVTLTTIGFGDLVAGVEPNKEYPTLYRYFVEVWIYLGLAWLSLFFNWKVRMVIEAHKALKKRRKLRKLSLEEMRHYKESHKASLRLPPTPNDVNIFGFLSKKKEGYNDLIKQIGSKNEGRTGCVAGDSNKKAKDINRSKSCNDAPTFNGHTILSLDRSPRQKRRYSFSDRVTVAFSKSKNYLLGSDNGLLLTEDQVEGDPELDQNQMYENQLDKDIGVENRGTGDCGVGGRRTWDSKEYHPLTFQNANITFIDEENFLSNNLEELEDDDDEAGDDDDSRAKLSITTCDENIETNSKEDQTSECDESVFTSDCSEHGHSYEKLVEEYAKEDNTES; encoded by the exons ATGGTCGATAAAGGCCCCTTGCTGACTTCTGCCATCATCTTCTACCTCTCCATTGGGGCAGCGATATTCCAGGTCCTGGAGGAGCCCAACTGGAAGCAGGCGGTGAAGCAGTACAGGGAGCAGAAGGAGAAAATACTTGAGGACTACCCCTGCCTGTCTAAAGGGGACCTGGACCGAATATTAGAG GTGGTGTCTGATGCTGCCGGCCAAGGAGTCACCATAACTGGCAGTAAGACATTCAACAACTGGAACTGGCCAAACGCTGTCATCTTTGCTGCTACAGTCATCACCACCATCG gaTATGGAAACATCGCCCCTAAAACCTCAAATGGCCGGGTGTTTTGCATCTTCTACGGCCTCTTTGGCGTGCCTTTGTGTCTTACATGGATCAGTGAGCTGGGCAAGTTCTTTGGTGGCCGAGCCAAGCACCTGGGACAGTTTCTAACCAGAAAGGGCTTCTCATTG agGAAAGCCCAGTTTACCTGCACAGCGATTTTTCTCCTCTGGGGCGTGCTGGTCCATTTAGTCCTTCCACCTTTTGTGTTCATGTCCCAGGAGGGCTGGACGTACATCGAAGGGTTGTacttctcatttgtcaccttgACTACAATCGGTTTTGGGGACTTGGTTGCAG GTGTGGAGCCAAACAAAGAGTATCCAACTCTGTACCGTTACTTTGTGGAAGTATGGATCTATCTGGGCCTGGCCTGGCTGTCTTTGTTCTTCAACTGGAAGGTGCGAATGGTGATCGAGGCCCACAAGGCTTTGAAGAAACGCCGCAAGCTGCGCAAGCTTTCTCTCGAAGAGATGCGGCACTACAAAGAGTCTCACAAAGCGTCTCTCCGCTTGCCGCCCACCCCCAACGACGTGAACATCTTCGGCTTCCTGTCCAAGAAGAAGGAGGGCTACAACGACCTGATCAAGCAGATTGGCAGCAAAAACGAAGGAAGAACCGGCTGCGTCGCCGGCGACTCCAACAAGAAAGCCAAAGACATAAATCGCTCCAAGAGTTGCAACGACGCTCCGACGTTTAACGGTCACACCATCCTCAGCCTGGACCGTTCGCCGCGCCAGAAGAGACGCTACAGTTTCAGCGACCGGGTCACCGTGGCCTTTTCGAAGTCCAAGAACTACCTGCTAGGCTCGGATAATGGTCTCCTGCTCACAGAGGACCAGGTGGAGGGTGACCCAGAACTAGACCAAAACCAAATGTACGAGAACCAACTCGACAAGGACATTGGCGTAGAGAACAGAGGCACCGGAGACTGTGGGGTGGGGGGTCGACGGACGTGGGACTCTAAAGAGTATCACCCTCTCACCTTCCAGAACGCCAACATAACTTTCATCGACGAAGAAAACTTTCTGAGCAAcaacctggaggagctggaggacgaCGACGACGAGGCGGGCGACGACGACGACTCCAGGGCCAAACTCTCCATCACAACATGCGACGAAAACATCGAAACAAACTCCAAGGAGGATCAGACGTCGGAATGCGACGAGTCGGTTTTTACGAGCGACTGCTCTGAGCACGGCCACTCGTACGAGAAGCTCGTGGAGGAGTACGCCAAGGAAGACAACACAGAATCCTGA